From the genome of Pseudarthrobacter sp. NIBRBAC000502772:
TCACCGGCCGTCCGCCTAACACCACGCGAAGTCCAGGTGCTCCACCTCATTGCAGCAGGCGAGACCAATCAGACCATCGCCGTGGGGCTGGGGCTCAGCCTGCGTACGATCGAGAGGCATACCGCCAACGTCTACCTGAAAATTGGAGTGGATGGCCCGGCAGCCCGCACGGCTGCCGCCAACTACGCGTTCCGCCATGGTCTGGGGCCAGAACAGGACACCTTGGCAATCCCCCGCAAAAACCCTCCCCGACGTCACTGATTCCCCCCGCCAATTGGGTGCGTACACGGAGTTGGGCTGTGCCGCATGATCCTAATCTGTGCTTATCCGGAGATTCCCGGATAAGCACCGAAAGGGAAAGTCCAATGACTACTGACCAGAACAAGGAAGTGGTACGCACGTTCTTCCGGGCCTTTGAGGACCAAGACGAGGCCGCGCTCGCCCGCGTACTGTCGCCCAAACTCCAAGCGTACGTGCACGGAAACACTGAACCGGTGGACCGGGACACATTGCTGACGGCCATCAAAGGCTGGAACACCATGTTCAGCGGCACCAGTTTCACCCTGGAAGACCAGATCGCCGAAGGAGACCTGGTCGCATGCCGAGTGACT
Proteins encoded in this window:
- a CDS encoding ester cyclase, which produces MTTDQNKEVVRTFFRAFEDQDEAALARVLSPKLQAYVHGNTEPVDRDTLLTAIKGWNTMFSGTSFTLEDQIAEGDLVACRVTMHAVHSGGEFQGIAPTGAPITSESLTLERVVDGLIVERRVATNWEDIKQQLTAVPSQAQTAG